A stretch of DNA from Desulfuromonas thiophila:
AGGAAGGGGTCGAAGGTCTGATCCATGTGTCGGAAATCAGCAAGGAGAAGATCGAGTCACCGAAGGATTTTGCCAAGGTTGGTGACGAACTCGAAGCCGTGGTGCTGCATGTGGACACCAACGAGCACAAGATCGCGCTGTCCATTAAGCATCTGTCCGAGCGTAAAGAAAAAGCCGAGGTCGATGCCTTCATGGGCGCCCAGAAAAAGGCCACATCGAGCCTGGGCGATCTGTTGAAAGGGGCTTTTGACAACGCCAGTGACGAAGCTTAATCCACACGCGTGACGGCACAGCCCCTTTTGCTGCGGCAGAAGGGGCTTTTTTGTGGGATTTATATGGTAAAACGGCCGATTTTTATAGCGTTAGGGGTATTTTTTACCATTTTTATATTGCTAGCCCTGTTGCTTATGCTGCTCAGCCCCGATCGAGGCGGAAATGCCGGATTGGGACTGCATGAGAAGCTGGGCGTCATTGAAATCGAAGGCGCCATTGCCGAATCGCGCAAGACGATCGAGGATATCCTTGATTTTGCCGAAGATAAATCGATTCGTGCCATTTTGGTGCGGATCGATTCGCCCGGTGGGGCAGTTGGCCCATCCCAGGAAATCCACGACGAATTGCGTCGTATTGATGCCTCCGTCAAGCCGGTTTATGTGTCGTTGGGCTCGGTGGCAGCCTCCGGTGGCTATTATATTGCTGTCGCCGGAAGAAAGATCTATGCCAACCCCGGAACTCTTACAGGTAGCATTGGCGTGATCATGGAGTTCCCCGATCTGGTGGCCCTTTTGGACAAGATCGGCCTGACCAAACGGGTGATTAAAAGCGGTGCCTTTAAGGATATCGGCTCGCCGGTACGCGCCATGACGGCTGCGGAACGCCGCTTGCTGCAGGAGCTGATCGACGATGTGCATCAGCAGTTTGTAGCGGCCGTCTGCGCTGGCCGCGATCTGCCCCAGGAGCAGATCGCGTCGCTGGCCGATGGCCGTATTTTTACCGGACGCCAGGCCCTTGATTTGCACCTGATTGATACCCTTGGGGGGTTCCAGCAGCTGGTGCGTGATGTCGCGGCTGACCTGGGCATCAAGGGCAAGCCGAAGTTGATCTATCCGAAAGAGGAGCATCCACCGCTGCTTGATTATCTGCTGGAACAGCGCCTGACAACCCCCCTGCGCCATTTGCTGCAACAACAAGGCTTGATGTTCCTTTGGCGGCCCCTTTCGAGCGATTCCTGAGGGTTGGTTTTGTTCCTTATCGTGAATCTGCGTCAGATTTTATCTTGAGAGTTATTCATTTTTTCTGTGCCCGCTGCCGGTGGCGAAAGCCCCGCCAAGCGGTTGCGTCAATCAAAGGAAGTGATGAACATGACCAAAAGCCAGCTTGTTGAACAGCTGGTGGGGCAGACGCCCTGCCTGAACAAGGCCGATGCCGAGCGCATTGTGGCAACCATCTTTGATAGTATTAGCGAAGCCCTGATTCATGGTGACCGGGTCGAGATCCGCGGTTTTGGCTCGTTCAGTGTCCGTGAGCGCGATGCCCGCCAGGCGCGTAATCCTAAAACCGGAGAGCTGATTCGCATTGATGCCAAGCGGGCGCCTTTTTTCAAAACGGGCAAGGAATTGCGGCAACGGGTGGATTGCGATTGAATCTCACGGAGGCTCCAGCGGGTCGCCGGCATGGCCGGCTGCAGGTTTCAGCGGCAGATGGCGGCAGTCGCATTGATCAGTTTCTGGCGCGGCAGACTGGTTATTCGCGCAGTTGGCTGCGTCGGCTGATCGATCTTGGCGGGGTACACTGCCAGGGGCGCCGTCTGCGCCAGTGCGGCTATGTGTTGCAGCCGCTGGATCAGGTGGAGTGGTATTATGATGGTCTGGCCATGGAACCTTTTCGCCTGTGCCAGGAACTGGTGTTGCTGCAGGATGGTCTGGTGCTGGCGGTCAATAAACCTGCGGGCATTGACATGCAGCCGACACCGGCCCGTTTCAAGGGAACCCTTTACGAAGCTCTCTGCCATTGGCTGCAGAACCCTGATCGGCCCCGGCAGGCGCCGACCCTGGCTATGGTGCAACGCCTGGATCGTGAAACCTCGGGCCTGGTGCTGTTTTCGATTCATCCCCGTGCGCATAAGGCTTTAACCCGGCAGTTTGTCGAACGGCAGGTCGATAAACGCTATCTGGCTCTGCTGTGTGGCGAGTTGCCGCAGCCAAGTGGCGAATTTCGTTCATTATTGGCGCGCCAGCGCAGCGGTAATCGGATGAAGTCGGTTGTTCGTGGTGGACGCGAGGCCATCACCGCTTTTCGTCTGTTACACCGGGCTGGTGGATACAGCCTGGTGGAAGCGCGGC
This window harbors:
- the sppA gene encoding signal peptide peptidase SppA, producing MGLHEKLGVIEIEGAIAESRKTIEDILDFAEDKSIRAILVRIDSPGGAVGPSQEIHDELRRIDASVKPVYVSLGSVAASGGYYIAVAGRKIYANPGTLTGSIGVIMEFPDLVALLDKIGLTKRVIKSGAFKDIGSPVRAMTAAERRLLQELIDDVHQQFVAAVCAGRDLPQEQIASLADGRIFTGRQALDLHLIDTLGGFQQLVRDVAADLGIKGKPKLIYPKEEHPPLLDYLLEQRLTTPLRHLLQQQGLMFLWRPLSSDS
- a CDS encoding integration host factor subunit beta; translated protein: MTKSQLVEQLVGQTPCLNKADAERIVATIFDSISEALIHGDRVEIRGFGSFSVRERDARQARNPKTGELIRIDAKRAPFFKTGKELRQRVDCD
- a CDS encoding RluA family pseudouridine synthase, with translation MNLTEAPAGRRHGRLQVSAADGGSRIDQFLARQTGYSRSWLRRLIDLGGVHCQGRRLRQCGYVLQPLDQVEWYYDGLAMEPFRLCQELVLLQDGLVLAVNKPAGIDMQPTPARFKGTLYEALCHWLQNPDRPRQAPTLAMVQRLDRETSGLVLFSIHPRAHKALTRQFVERQVDKRYLALLCGELPQPSGEFRSLLARQRSGNRMKSVVRGGREAITAFRLLHRAGGYSLVEARPLTGRTHQIRVHFAEAGYPLAGDALYGGTAAPCARTMLHAWRLSLQHPVTAAPLQLQAPLPQDFYDLFAQLEWSHVELPRD